The following coding sequences are from one Arcobacter nitrofigilis DSM 7299 window:
- a CDS encoding cold-shock protein, with translation MAELVNGSVKWFNSEKGFGFIEQENGGKDVFVHYRNINSTGYGRVSLEDGQKVTFEVAQGDKGLQAENVTAQ, from the coding sequence ATGGCAGAATTAGTAAATGGATCAGTTAAATGGTTTAACAGCGAAAAAGGTTTTGGATTTATCGAACAAGAAAATGGTGGAAAAGATGTATTCGTACATTATAGAAACATCAATAGTACTGGATATGGTAGAGTTTCATTAGAAGATGGTCAAAAAGTTACTTTCGAGGTTGCTCAAGGTGATAAAGGTCTTCAAGCAGAAAACGTTACTGCTCAATAA
- a CDS encoding methyltransferase, translated as MNKDLSFINPDRPNIITSEIEAISFYRKMDTKATVAELVAGKYILVEEYYSNGLEVLSELKKNLLHKYKDKSFQGKRDYRSAFREASHRVLLKVKDNKLLVKKAPHIGWLELLYPEISEFYISFPEVQGMNSSWQWYEKGIEVKTLDINLHPFYGTYFPTRFDHLKLFDKWLKKYEASKEKVIEIGIGSGVLSFQLIQNGFENIFATDTNKNAIIGVEQESKRLGYEDKITLNHGDLFDNCDVIADLIVFNPPWLLAKHKLEEGLDKAIYYEEELFPRFFEQAQKHLKADGKIVLIFSNLAQVVDTESSHPIIEELRNNNRFRKELHLRREVRASSKKTQRTDSRENEKVELWVLSQKVDK; from the coding sequence ATGAATAAAGATTTATCATTTATCAACCCCGATAGACCAAATATTATAACTTCAGAAATTGAAGCTATAAGTTTCTATCGTAAGATGGATACAAAGGCAACAGTTGCCGAACTAGTTGCAGGAAAGTATATTCTTGTTGAAGAGTATTACAGCAACGGTTTAGAAGTTTTATCTGAACTGAAAAAGAATCTTTTACATAAATATAAAGATAAAAGTTTTCAAGGAAAAAGAGACTATCGTAGCGCTTTTAGAGAAGCTTCACATAGAGTATTATTAAAAGTAAAAGACAATAAACTTCTTGTTAAAAAAGCTCCTCATATTGGGTGGTTAGAATTATTGTACCCCGAAATTTCAGAATTTTATATATCTTTCCCTGAAGTTCAAGGAATGAATAGTTCTTGGCAATGGTATGAGAAAGGAATTGAAGTTAAAACTTTAGATATAAATCTTCATCCCTTTTATGGTACATACTTTCCAACCAGATTTGATCATTTGAAATTATTTGATAAGTGGTTAAAAAAATATGAAGCTTCAAAAGAAAAAGTAATCGAAATAGGAATAGGAAGTGGTGTTTTATCCTTTCAATTAATTCAAAATGGCTTTGAAAATATTTTTGCAACAGATACAAATAAAAATGCAATTATTGGAGTAGAACAAGAGAGTAAAAGATTAGGTTATGAAGACAAAATTACACTTAATCATGGTGATTTATTTGATAATTGTGATGTGATAGCTGATCTGATTGTATTTAATCCTCCTTGGTTACTAGCAAAACATAAACTAGAAGAGGGTCTTGATAAAGCTATATATTATGAAGAAGAATTATTTCCTAGATTTTTTGAACAAGCACAAAAGCATCTTAAGGCTGATGGAAAAATAGTTTTGATATTTTCAAATTTAGCTCAAGTAGTTGATACAGAAAGTTCTCATCCTATAATAGAAGAGTTACGAAATAATAATCGATTTAGAAAAGAGTTGCATTTACGAAGAGAGGTAAGAGCTTCATCGAAAAAAACACAACGTACTGATTCAAGAGAGAACGAAAAAGTTGAATTATGGGTTTTATCACAAAAAGTTGATAAATAA
- a CDS encoding SDR family NAD(P)-dependent oxidoreductase has product MMKSKTALIIGSSRGIGFAIVEELLKRNWNVIGTVREGKRTKLHDLAEKWKDKLQIQYLDITIPAQIEAIKSNFREEELDLVFVNAGAVNEKGMKETIGEVSTEEFVKVMVTNTLSPMRVVEQLIEKVHKGGVFGVMSSGQGSISDNENGGNDVYRASKAGLNMIMRSFAARKGKEHALLLLAPGWIKTDMGGEDAKFSIEEVIGDIVDTIVNQEGKIGLQYLDRFAKPVKW; this is encoded by the coding sequence ATGATGAAAAGTAAAACTGCACTTATAATTGGTTCTTCAAGAGGAATTGGCTTTGCTATTGTTGAAGAGTTATTAAAACGAAACTGGAATGTAATTGGAACTGTACGAGAAGGTAAACGAACAAAACTTCATGATTTGGCTGAAAAATGGAAAGATAAACTTCAAATACAATATCTTGATATAACAATACCTGCTCAAATAGAAGCTATTAAATCTAATTTTAGAGAAGAAGAATTAGATCTTGTTTTTGTTAACGCAGGTGCTGTAAATGAAAAGGGCATGAAAGAAACAATTGGTGAAGTTTCAACTGAAGAATTTGTCAAAGTTATGGTAACAAATACTCTTTCTCCTATGAGAGTAGTTGAACAACTTATAGAAAAGGTTCACAAAGGTGGAGTTTTTGGTGTTATGTCCTCAGGACAAGGAAGTATTTCAGATAATGAAAATGGTGGTAATGACGTTTATCGAGCAAGTAAAGCAGGATTAAATATGATTATGAGAAGCTTTGCTGCACGAAAGGGTAAAGAACATGCACTTTTACTTTTAGCTCCAGGATGGATTAAAACAGATATGGGAGGAGAAGATGCGAAGTTTTCTATTGAAGAAGTAATCGGTGATATTGTTGATACTATTGTTAATCAAGAAGGAAAAATAGGGCTTCAATATTTAGATCGTTTTGCTAAACCTGTTAAGTGGTAA
- a CDS encoding helix-turn-helix domain containing protein, translating to MSNLLNQNDKVVCENIVKTSDSIDAKRAKALLLIDEGNTQAKAAESSTLSIGQVKYILAKYKSIGLASFPAELTVLKEETLLVETKEDTDISNLKDKIEDVKEIIAEKKPQVEKKLKTDKKIKKEKTDKKQIKENSKKVKKAPMKKDKKDKKIKKISKKKDKKNKKK from the coding sequence ATGTCAAATCTACTTAATCAAAATGATAAAGTTGTATGTGAAAATATTGTTAAAACTAGTGATTCTATTGATGCAAAAAGAGCAAAAGCTTTATTGTTAATTGATGAAGGAAATACACAAGCTAAAGCAGCTGAAAGTTCAACTCTTAGTATAGGACAAGTTAAGTATATCCTTGCAAAATATAAATCAATAGGCTTAGCATCTTTTCCTGCTGAACTTACAGTATTAAAAGAAGAAACTCTGCTTGTTGAAACTAAAGAAGATACAGATATATCTAACTTAAAAGATAAAATTGAAGATGTAAAAGAAATAATTGCTGAAAAAAAACCTCAAGTTGAGAAAAAGTTAAAAACAGATAAAAAAATTAAGAAAGAAAAAACAGATAAAAAACAGATAAAAGAAAACTCTAAAAAAGTTAAAAAAGCTCCAATGAAAAAAGATAAAAAAGATAAAAAAATTAAGAAAATTTCAAAAAAGAAAGATAAAAAAAACAAGAAAAAATAA
- a CDS encoding HD-GYP domain-containing protein, translating to MRVFDIEEKMICECSKALLLALRQKDEHTQMHSQRVVDISEELGLSIGFDKTQIKILRISAAFHDIGKIGIPDKILLKTTPFDDEEWKTMQSHTLKSEEIIKSMHLEDNGIVANAVRHHHEYYDGKGYPDKLKGEEISIYSRILSLADSYDAMASPRPYHDKRSHDEIMSILESENGIKHDPKLFKKFKVLIEKSKFKVD from the coding sequence ATGAGAGTATTTGATATAGAAGAAAAAATGATTTGTGAATGTTCAAAAGCACTTTTATTAGCTTTAAGACAAAAAGATGAACATACACAAATGCACTCACAAAGAGTTGTTGATATTTCTGAAGAATTAGGTCTTAGTATAGGATTTGATAAAACTCAAATAAAAATTTTACGCATTAGTGCTGCATTTCATGATATAGGTAAAATTGGTATTCCAGATAAAATATTATTAAAAACTACTCCTTTTGATGATGAAGAGTGGAAAACTATGCAAAGTCATACCTTAAAAAGTGAAGAGATAATAAAAAGTATGCATTTAGAAGACAATGGAATAGTAGCCAATGCAGTTAGACATCACCATGAATACTATGATGGGAAAGGCTATCCAGATAAGCTCAAAGGAGAAGAGATATCTATATATTCACGTATACTTTCACTTGCAGATAGTTATGATGCAATGGCATCACCTAGACCTTACCATGATAAACGAAGTCATGATGAAATCATGTCGATTCTAGAATCAGAAAATGGAATAAAACATGATCCTAAATTATTTAAAAAATTTAAAGTACTTATTGAAAAAAGTAAATTTAAAGTAGATTAA
- a CDS encoding HAD family hydrolase translates to MKVNIPGREEVEIQNIVFDYNGTIAIDGKLLDGIKKNINELSDSFNFYVITADTYGSVEKELNGTNCEVIKIAKSSQDISKLDFIKSLGSSTTLSVGNGRNDKLMLKESILGIAILQDEGLSTDTLLNSDILVKSIFDVFSFLNDSNRLIATLRN, encoded by the coding sequence ATGAAAGTAAATATTCCAGGAAGAGAAGAAGTAGAGATTCAAAATATTGTATTTGATTATAATGGTACAATTGCAATTGATGGTAAACTTCTTGATGGTATTAAAAAAAATATAAATGAGCTTTCGGACTCTTTTAATTTTTATGTAATCACTGCTGATACTTATGGTAGTGTGGAAAAAGAACTAAATGGTACAAATTGTGAAGTTATTAAAATAGCAAAGTCTTCACAAGATATTAGTAAATTAGATTTTATTAAAAGTTTAGGTTCTTCTACTACTTTAAGTGTGGGAAATGGACGAAATGATAAGTTGATGTTAAAAGAATCTATTTTGGGTATTGCTATTTTACAAGATGAAGGTTTGAGCACTGATACCTTGTTGAATTCTGATATTTTAGTAAAATCGATTTTTGATGTATTTTCTTTTTTAAATGATTCAAATAGATTAATTGCTACGCTAAGAAATTAA
- a CDS encoding DMT family transporter, producing MPNRQTTLSKLKLIDKGVLFMLLSALLGAVNGALAKLLSESMDPIEIVFYRNLIGVIIILFSIKKFHVSVDMSKLHLLFLRGLFGSLAMLLFFYTIATIPLGEAVVLNKTSPFFVTILAYYLMKEKINLNTFFALIIGFIGIIFIMKPFGMEISYEHILGVLGGFFAAAAYATIKKIKDIYDARVIMLSFMGVGIIIPIGLFLFTPYVHFKVHLELYIWALLILMAIISTASQWFLTRAYSLSRASIIGVVSYTNIPFALGFGYLLGDLLPDMYTFLGIILIIIGGILVSKKDKK from the coding sequence ATGCCAAATAGACAAACAACTTTATCAAAACTAAAATTAATAGACAAGGGTGTTTTATTTATGCTTTTAAGTGCACTTTTAGGAGCTGTTAATGGAGCCTTGGCAAAGTTGTTATCAGAAAGTATGGATCCTATTGAGATAGTATTTTACAGAAATTTAATAGGAGTTATAATTATATTATTTAGTATAAAAAAATTTCATGTGTCAGTTGATATGTCAAAATTACATTTACTTTTTTTAAGGGGATTATTTGGAAGCTTAGCAATGTTATTGTTTTTTTATACAATTGCTACTATCCCTTTGGGAGAAGCTGTTGTTTTAAATAAAACCTCACCTTTTTTTGTGACAATACTGGCTTATTATTTGATGAAAGAAAAAATAAATCTTAATACTTTTTTTGCTCTTATTATCGGATTTATTGGAATTATATTTATTATGAAGCCTTTTGGTATGGAGATATCATATGAGCATATTTTAGGAGTCTTAGGTGGCTTTTTTGCAGCAGCTGCATATGCAACTATTAAAAAAATAAAAGATATTTATGATGCAAGAGTTATTATGCTTTCATTTATGGGAGTTGGTATTATTATCCCAATTGGGCTTTTTTTATTCACTCCTTATGTTCACTTTAAAGTGCATTTAGAACTATATATTTGGGCTCTTTTAATTTTGATGGCAATTATTTCTACTGCTTCACAATGGTTTCTCACCCGTGCTTATAGTCTTAGTAGAGCAAGCATTATTGGAGTTGTAAGTTATACTAATATCCCTTTTGCTCTTGGTTTTGGGTATTTGTTAGGAGATTTACTACCAGATATGTATACTTTTTTAGGTATTATTCTTATTATAATTGGTGGTATTTTAGTTAGTAAAAAGGATAAAAAATGA
- a CDS encoding choline kinase family protein has product MTIQKLKQYKIFKNEILLSLKLLKNQGYCNINYKLKTSKKIYLIRKFISDETVNINRKFEFTVQKKAYKKDIAGKPLFLDKDKNFMVCEFLKGKHKESLNAQEIKHLAKMVKKLHSIKSNVNPYDFKKPLNYYKKNLNTKEARKSISICKQELKILKKYKKTLVTTHHDLNPRNILFHKNCIKFIDWEYAGVNDSFFDLATLCFEFTLNKKEEKILLKSYQKRTNKMDIQKLHSYIKIYKNICKLWFMDLENAK; this is encoded by the coding sequence ATGACTATACAGAAGCTAAAGCAGTATAAAATATTTAAAAATGAGATACTCTTAAGTCTTAAACTACTTAAAAATCAGGGTTATTGTAATATAAACTATAAGCTAAAAACATCTAAAAAAATCTATCTTATAAGAAAGTTTATAAGTGATGAAACTGTCAATATTAATAGGAAGTTTGAATTTACAGTTCAAAAAAAGGCATACAAAAAAGATATTGCAGGAAAACCATTGTTTTTGGATAAAGATAAAAACTTTATGGTGTGTGAATTTCTAAAAGGTAAACATAAAGAAAGTCTCAATGCTCAAGAGATAAAACATTTAGCGAAAATGGTTAAAAAATTACATAGTATAAAAAGTAATGTAAATCCATATGATTTTAAAAAACCATTGAATTATTACAAAAAAAATCTTAACACTAAAGAAGCACGAAAAAGCATAAGTATTTGTAAACAAGAATTAAAAATATTGAAAAAGTATAAAAAAACATTGGTAACTACTCATCATGATCTAAATCCTAGAAATATACTTTTTCATAAAAATTGTATCAAATTTATTGATTGGGAATATGCAGGGGTCAATGATAGTTTTTTTGATTTGGCAACTTTATGTTTTGAATTTACATTAAATAAAAAAGAGGAAAAAATTCTATTGAAAAGTTATCAAAAAAGAACAAATAAAATGGACATACAAAAACTTCATTCTTATATTAAGATATACAAAAACATCTGTAAGTTGTGGTTTATGGATTTAGAAAATGCCAAATAG
- the pnuC gene encoding nicotinamide riboside transporter PnuC → MNTILFLKGYFISDFLQNTIESLNVLTTYEAIAMLLAIAYILLAIRQSLWCWPAAFISTLIYTILFFNVSLLMDSFLNAYYLIMAIYGWYSWKYGGKVEEKELEVTTYGLNNNIKIICLLILISLGVGYIMANYTTASFAYTDSFTTVFALFATYMLAKKVLENWLYWIVIDAISIYIYIQKGLNLTAILFVIYTILAFIAYKKWKEEYDYTEAKAV, encoded by the coding sequence ATAAATACTATTTTATTTTTAAAAGGATACTTTATTTCAGATTTTTTACAAAATACTATTGAATCCCTTAATGTACTTACAACTTATGAAGCTATAGCGATGCTTTTAGCAATCGCTTACATTCTCCTTGCTATTAGACAAAGTCTTTGGTGTTGGCCTGCTGCATTTATATCTACATTGATTTATACTATTTTATTTTTTAATGTTTCTTTACTTATGGACTCTTTTTTAAATGCATATTATCTTATCATGGCTATTTATGGTTGGTACTCTTGGAAGTATGGTGGAAAAGTTGAAGAAAAGGAATTGGAAGTTACAACTTATGGATTAAATAATAATATTAAAATTATTTGCCTTCTTATTTTAATTTCACTAGGTGTTGGTTATATTATGGCAAATTATACTACTGCAAGTTTTGCTTATACGGATTCTTTTACTACTGTATTTGCACTTTTTGCAACCTATATGCTTGCTAAAAAAGTATTAGAGAATTGGCTTTATTGGATTGTTATTGATGCTATTTCTATTTATATATATATTCAAAAAGGTCTTAATCTAACAGCAATATTATTTGTGATTTATACTATATTAGCTTTTATAGCTTATAAAAAATGGAAAGAAGAGTATGACTATACAGAAGCTAAAGCAGTATAA